One window of the Vicinamibacteria bacterium genome contains the following:
- a CDS encoding DUF4388 domain-containing protein, protein MQGNLTDETLADVIRKLYANRRSGILHLVRDRVSKRIYFRKGSIIFANSDVDEDRLGQFLIRENVLDDDKFDKTSETMKQTGNRFGRTVVALGFATPEEMTAKVTEQIQGIIYSVFTWDHGNYRFEQHENPVDEDIVLNLSTADVILEGTRRMNNFERMERTLGDRDRILHPTEDPLLLYQKMSTLTQSEYFVLSRVDGSSSISDILSLSPIQEEATLRCIYGLLSAGVVELKGGAKPVPPPTARPAEPPAAYSAPSPPSTEVNDPRKGPSPVSSPDPHPSSPTAGHEESTPEELTIRNEIIDKHASLSEANLYDILGVGTTADEVEIKKAYYSMAKKYHPDRHHSAHLRDIQGLLEELFGKITHAYQVLSSTADRLRYDTKLRADAENPPPGSGAEPARKSAGAPDSARLRTAEEWFRNGKRHYDEMHFFDAIQCFREAVRLAPTKQHHKLLAQSLMKNPKWIKDAEKHFREALTFDQFDAECYLGLGEIYEAAGMARRAKKMYEQAYTFDPENEQVVKKLGRDAGQMEGGLSRMFGGKKA, encoded by the coding sequence TTGCAGGGAAACCTAACCGACGAAACGCTTGCCGACGTCATTCGCAAGCTCTACGCCAATCGTCGCAGCGGGATACTCCATTTGGTGCGCGATCGGGTGAGCAAGCGAATCTACTTCCGCAAAGGTTCGATCATCTTCGCCAATTCGGACGTGGACGAAGATCGGCTCGGTCAGTTCCTCATTCGCGAGAACGTACTCGACGACGACAAATTCGACAAGACGAGCGAGACCATGAAACAAACGGGGAACCGTTTCGGGAGAACTGTGGTGGCGCTCGGATTCGCCACCCCCGAGGAGATGACCGCCAAGGTCACCGAACAAATCCAGGGCATCATTTATTCGGTCTTCACCTGGGACCACGGCAATTATCGTTTCGAGCAGCACGAGAATCCCGTCGACGAGGACATCGTGCTCAACCTCTCGACCGCCGACGTCATTCTGGAAGGCACGCGGCGAATGAACAATTTCGAGCGGATGGAGCGCACTCTCGGCGACCGCGACCGGATCCTTCACCCGACGGAAGATCCTCTGCTTCTGTACCAGAAGATGAGCACTCTGACGCAGTCGGAATATTTCGTGCTCTCGCGCGTGGACGGGTCGAGCTCGATATCCGACATTCTTTCGCTGTCACCGATCCAAGAAGAGGCGACTCTACGCTGCATCTATGGGTTACTCTCGGCGGGCGTCGTCGAGCTCAAGGGTGGTGCGAAGCCAGTCCCCCCGCCGACGGCGCGGCCGGCCGAACCGCCGGCAGCCTACTCGGCACCCTCCCCGCCCTCGACCGAGGTCAACGATCCCCGCAAGGGACCATCGCCGGTTTCGTCGCCCGATCCACATCCTTCTTCGCCAACCGCCGGGCACGAAGAATCGACTCCCGAGGAGCTGACGATTCGCAACGAGATCATCGACAAGCATGCGTCGTTGAGCGAGGCGAACCTCTACGACATTCTTGGTGTCGGCACCACGGCGGACGAGGTCGAGATCAAGAAGGCCTACTATTCGATGGCCAAGAAATACCATCCCGACCGCCACCATTCGGCACACCTTCGGGACATTCAGGGCCTGCTCGAAGAGCTCTTCGGAAAGATCACCCATGCCTATCAGGTGCTCTCGAGCACGGCGGATCGACTCCGTTACGACACCAAGCTCCGAGCCGACGCCGAGAATCCACCCCCGGGGTCCGGGGCGGAGCCCGCGAGGAAATCCGCCGGAGCACCCGATTCCGCCCGCCTCCGAACTGCGGAGGAGTGGTTCCGCAACGGGAAACGCCATTACGACGAGATGCATTTCTTCGACGCAATCCAGTGCTTCCGCGAAGCGGTGAGGCTGGCGCCGACCAAGCAGCACCACAAACTGCTGGCTCAGTCCTTGATGAAGAACCCCAAGTGGATCAAAGACGCGGAAAAGCATTTCCGTGAAGCACTCACGTTCGACCAGTTCGATGCGGAGTGTTACCTCGGTCTCGGCGAGATCTACGAAGCCGCGGGGATGGCCCGAAGGGCAAAGAAAATGTACGAACAGGCCTACACTTTCGACCCCGAGAACGAGCAGGTCGTGAAGAAGCTCGGCCGCGACGCCGGTCAGATGGAAGGGGGACTGTCCCGGATGTTCGGGGGAAAGAAGGCCTGA
- a CDS encoding response regulator transcription factor encodes MRPEARKARVLVVEDEEAIRTGLEDILVYHGHEVESAETGEAGLRRLQDPPPVDLVLLDVMLPGLSGFDLCRRLREGGKTLPVLMLTAKGSEDDVVEGLRSGADDYVTKPFSLRELIARVEALLRRVAPVEPRNGVLEFGGFRIDRASLSAEQADLRCDLTPRELALIEVFVRERGRIVSRRTLLQDVWGMHRVDEVETRTVDVHIAKLRKKVDPDAQLIETIRGAGYRFRG; translated from the coding sequence ATGAGACCAGAGGCGAGAAAGGCGCGGGTGCTCGTCGTCGAGGACGAGGAAGCGATCCGCACCGGCCTCGAAGATATCCTCGTCTACCACGGCCACGAGGTCGAAAGCGCGGAAACTGGAGAGGCAGGGCTCCGTCGCCTCCAGGATCCTCCCCCGGTCGACCTCGTCCTGCTCGACGTGATGCTGCCGGGGCTTTCGGGGTTCGATCTCTGCCGTCGCCTTCGTGAAGGGGGAAAGACCCTTCCAGTTCTGATGCTCACGGCGAAAGGATCGGAAGACGACGTCGTCGAGGGGCTTCGCTCCGGCGCCGACGACTACGTGACGAAGCCGTTCTCGCTCCGCGAGCTCATCGCCCGAGTCGAGGCTCTCCTTCGTCGTGTGGCTCCGGTCGAGCCGCGGAACGGCGTCCTGGAATTCGGTGGCTTCCGGATCGACCGGGCGTCTCTCTCGGCCGAGCAGGCCGACCTGCGGTGCGACCTCACACCTCGTGAGCTCGCCCTCATCGAAGTATTCGTCCGCGAGCGGGGACGCATCGTCAGCCGGCGAACGCTGCTCCAGGACGTCTGGGGGATGCATCGGGTCGACGAGGTCGAAACCCGGACCGTCGACGTGCACATCGCGAAGCTGAGAAAGAAAGTCGATCCGGACGCGCAGCTCATCGAGACGATACGGGGCGCCGGCTACCGTTTCCGCGGGTGA
- a CDS encoding HAMP domain-containing sensor histidine kinase, with the protein MRRLSVMFLGLGVVLLGALAILVGRALESVARERELRHQAVAERIFDEMERELTELVGREESRPFEHYRRFYLSSTTGVLERSPLADLPAEPFVVGYYQVGPGGDVTTPLIDEGLTGSLPVPPESAGHAEAAGRITEIVKAAEATPGEERKPLARRELQSPGTTRNVATPDDSLEDVSQSSAYLKSINELNRATLEREQRPVSKLTQMATSNLVDESASRQKASVDVVVQSMRGRLAGAQHLLLSRTALSAGASYEQGLVIHVERLVEWLDERVLGTSELSRLAEVSTEPIEPTAPSGGYRYRRQFAEPFDSVASVLTLAPLSEASDVQYVYWMSVLLAAALIAGLAGLYRMVGVTVEFAERQKNFVSAVTHELKTPLTAIRMYAEMLQEGLVEDEEKKKHYYEVITSESERLTRLVGNVLELSRLERKNRELRLVSGSVTPVLREIVEILGPQARREGLEIRVETEDGLPNALYDRDALIQVLFNLVDNAIKYSREADSAREVVLRARRQGDAVVVAVIDGGPGVKEEHLAHVFEAFYRAESELTRRSKGTGIGLSLVRGLVEAMGGEVEGKNVDTGGFSVSVVLRVAG; encoded by the coding sequence GTGCGGCGCCTCTCGGTGATGTTTCTCGGCCTCGGAGTGGTCCTGCTCGGGGCGCTGGCCATCCTCGTCGGTCGCGCGCTCGAGAGCGTGGCGCGCGAGCGAGAGCTGCGCCATCAAGCGGTCGCCGAGCGCATCTTCGACGAGATGGAGCGCGAGCTCACCGAGCTCGTCGGGCGCGAGGAGAGCCGACCCTTCGAGCACTATCGCCGTTTCTACCTTTCCAGCACCACGGGCGTTCTCGAGCGCTCACCGCTGGCCGATTTGCCAGCGGAGCCTTTCGTGGTGGGGTACTACCAGGTCGGCCCCGGCGGGGACGTCACCACGCCCCTCATCGACGAAGGGCTCACCGGCAGCTTGCCGGTGCCTCCGGAATCCGCGGGGCATGCAGAAGCCGCTGGTCGAATCACCGAGATCGTGAAAGCGGCCGAAGCCACACCCGGGGAAGAGCGGAAGCCTCTCGCTCGAAGAGAGCTCCAGAGCCCGGGGACGACCCGTAACGTCGCCACGCCCGACGATTCCCTCGAGGACGTTTCCCAGAGCTCCGCCTACTTGAAGTCCATCAACGAGCTGAACCGCGCCACCCTCGAGCGAGAACAGCGGCCGGTATCGAAGCTCACCCAGATGGCGACATCCAATCTGGTGGACGAGAGCGCATCGCGCCAAAAGGCCTCCGTCGACGTCGTCGTCCAGTCGATGCGCGGCCGGCTGGCCGGAGCCCAACATTTGCTGCTCAGCCGGACGGCGCTGAGCGCGGGAGCGAGCTACGAGCAGGGCCTGGTCATCCACGTCGAGCGGCTCGTCGAGTGGCTCGACGAGAGGGTCCTCGGGACCAGTGAGCTGTCGCGCCTCGCCGAGGTGAGCACCGAGCCCATCGAGCCAACCGCACCTTCCGGCGGCTATCGGTACCGTCGCCAGTTCGCCGAGCCATTCGATTCGGTCGCGAGCGTCCTGACCCTCGCCCCGCTGTCCGAAGCGAGTGACGTCCAATATGTGTACTGGATGTCGGTTCTCCTCGCCGCAGCGCTCATCGCCGGGCTTGCCGGGTTGTATCGCATGGTCGGCGTCACCGTGGAGTTTGCCGAGAGGCAGAAAAACTTCGTCTCCGCGGTGACCCACGAGCTCAAGACCCCGCTGACGGCCATTCGCATGTACGCCGAGATGCTGCAGGAGGGTCTGGTCGAAGATGAAGAAAAGAAGAAACACTACTACGAGGTCATCACTTCGGAATCGGAGCGTCTCACTCGTCTGGTGGGAAACGTGCTCGAGCTCTCCCGGCTAGAGCGGAAGAATCGCGAGCTGCGACTCGTCTCGGGCTCGGTGACGCCGGTGTTACGCGAGATTGTCGAGATCCTCGGCCCTCAGGCTCGCCGCGAAGGATTGGAGATTCGCGTCGAGACCGAGGATGGGCTACCGAACGCGCTCTACGACCGTGATGCGCTGATCCAGGTGCTCTTCAATCTCGTGGACAACGCGATCAAATACTCCCGGGAGGCAGACAGCGCGCGCGAGGTCGTTCTCCGGGCGCGACGTCAGGGTGACGCCGTGGTCGTGGCCGTCATCGATGGTGGTCCTGGGGTGAAGGAAGAACACCTCGCTCACGTCTTCGAGGCTTTCTACCGGGCGGAATCGGAGCTGACGCGCCGCTCGAAAGGGACGGGGATCGGGCTGTCACTCGTGCGTGGTCTCGTCGAGGCGATGGGTGGCGAGGTCGAAGGCAAGAACGTCGACACCGGCGGCTTCTCGGTGAGCGTGGTGCTCCGGGTAGCAGGGTGA
- a CDS encoding NAD(P)/FAD-dependent oxidoreductase — translation MDAPDVVIIGAGHNGLTAAAYLARAGLRTLVLERRDVVGGCAVTEEIAPGCRASTASYIASMLRPEVIHDLELASLGLRLEPCEPAIQVAFPDGRVVPWWSSPERTSAEWSRFSARDAERFVKVDAELKRLARYLQPFFLEPPPTIGRRGLAGLMELMRIGRRFHGITEEEVGRLISFLTGSLADFLDRNFESDLVKTMYVANNVYGKHGGPFQPGTAIGLLFHLLSGGEHELQGFYGHVIGGMGAITQALAASCRRHGGEIRTGASVARIDVRESKAVAVVLEDGTEISAGTVLSNADPKRTFLGLVDPKELPSDFRAAIEGIKMDGPSAKVNLVLGEEPKLRGMPADAGPARRSLFTLIPSAEYAERCYDKAKLGELSEELWVDCVVATNVDETLAPAGRHVMTCFVQYVPYRLREGNWDERRDWLGDRVVEIIGEYAPNVPGAVVARQVLTPLDLERRYGLTEGNIFHGDLSLEQLFFMRPVPGWAQYRTPIDGLYLAGAGAHPGGGVTGAPGYNAAQQVLRDLRSGRRVR, via the coding sequence TTGGACGCTCCCGACGTAGTGATCATCGGCGCCGGCCACAACGGCCTGACCGCCGCGGCCTACCTCGCCAGAGCCGGCCTTCGAACGCTCGTGCTGGAACGGCGCGACGTCGTCGGCGGGTGCGCGGTCACTGAAGAGATCGCTCCCGGTTGCCGCGCCTCGACCGCCTCCTATATCGCCAGCATGCTGCGTCCCGAGGTCATCCACGATCTCGAGCTCGCTTCTCTGGGCCTTCGTCTCGAGCCCTGTGAGCCGGCCATCCAGGTGGCTTTTCCCGACGGACGGGTCGTGCCCTGGTGGAGCTCGCCCGAGCGCACCTCGGCGGAGTGGAGTCGTTTTTCCGCAAGAGACGCGGAGAGATTCGTGAAGGTCGACGCCGAGCTCAAGCGGCTTGCCCGCTACCTTCAACCCTTTTTTCTGGAACCTCCGCCAACCATCGGACGGCGCGGCCTCGCGGGTCTGATGGAGCTCATGCGGATCGGCCGAAGATTCCACGGCATCACCGAGGAAGAAGTCGGGCGTCTGATCTCGTTCCTCACCGGAAGCCTCGCGGACTTCCTCGATCGGAATTTCGAATCGGACCTCGTCAAGACGATGTACGTCGCCAACAACGTCTACGGCAAGCACGGCGGCCCGTTCCAGCCGGGAACCGCGATCGGCCTCCTGTTTCACTTGCTCAGCGGCGGCGAGCACGAGCTCCAAGGATTCTACGGTCACGTAATCGGGGGCATGGGTGCGATTACCCAAGCGCTCGCGGCGTCTTGTCGCCGCCACGGCGGGGAGATCCGAACGGGAGCGAGCGTCGCGCGCATCGACGTCCGCGAGAGTAAAGCGGTTGCCGTCGTCCTCGAGGACGGCACCGAGATTTCCGCCGGGACCGTGCTGTCGAACGCCGACCCCAAGCGCACGTTCCTCGGTCTGGTCGATCCGAAGGAGCTCCCCTCGGATTTTCGCGCGGCGATCGAGGGCATCAAGATGGACGGGCCGAGCGCCAAAGTGAATCTCGTTCTCGGCGAGGAGCCGAAGCTTCGAGGCATGCCGGCGGATGCCGGCCCGGCCCGACGATCGCTGTTCACGCTGATTCCTTCGGCCGAGTACGCCGAGCGCTGCTACGACAAGGCGAAGCTCGGCGAGCTCAGCGAGGAGCTCTGGGTGGACTGCGTCGTCGCGACGAACGTGGACGAGACCCTGGCGCCGGCGGGGAGACACGTGATGACCTGCTTCGTCCAATACGTCCCCTACCGATTGAGGGAAGGAAACTGGGATGAACGTCGCGATTGGCTGGGCGATCGGGTCGTCGAGATCATCGGCGAATACGCTCCGAACGTTCCCGGCGCGGTGGTCGCCCGTCAGGTATTGACTCCGCTCGACCTCGAGCGCAGGTACGGCCTCACCGAGGGCAACATCTTTCACGGGGACCTGAGCCTGGAGCAGCTCTTCTTCATGCGACCCGTGCCCGGCTGGGCTCAGTACCGGACACCGATCGACGGTCTGTATCTGGCGGGCGCCGGAGCGCATCCCGGCGGAGGGGTGACCGGTGCACCCGGCTACAACGCCGCCCAGCAGGTTTTGAGAGATCTCAGGTCGGGACGACGGGTTCGATGA
- a CDS encoding DUF1330 domain-containing protein: MPAFLIARVEVTEPGAYEKYKQLAASAIEKHGGRYLARGGRTLTLEGEEESRRVVIVEFESLKRAEEFYHSSEYREAMAARRGAAVGQFVVVEGL; this comes from the coding sequence ATGCCAGCTTTTCTCATCGCCCGGGTGGAGGTAACCGAGCCCGGGGCCTACGAGAAGTACAAGCAGCTTGCGGCCTCCGCCATCGAAAAACACGGCGGCCGCTATCTGGCTCGAGGCGGACGCACGCTCACGCTCGAGGGCGAGGAGGAATCGAGGCGGGTCGTGATCGTCGAGTTCGAGAGCCTGAAGCGGGCGGAGGAGTTCTATCATTCCTCCGAGTATCGCGAGGCGATGGCCGCGCGCCGCGGGGCGGCCGTGGGTCAGTTCGTCGTGGTGGAGGGACTTTAG